The Fibrobacter sp. UWT2 sequence GAATGGTTCATGTACTCGATAAAATAGTCTAGTTGCCCTGAGCCGGCTGGCGTGCGGCTTCACGCATACGCTTGCGGGCGCGGGACCCAGGACGGTTACGGCCGATGGTTCGGCGCCCTTCCTGCGGATTCGCTTGTTGAACGCCTTCGCTCTTTGGAGCGGGGCGTTTTTCGTTTTGCGGATTATTCTGCGGGCGGTTTTGCTGCGGGCGATTCTTTCCGTGACCGTGCTTGGCCTGATTATTGTTTTCTGCCTTCTGGCCGCCCTGACGGTTATTATCATGGCGATTACCGCGGTTATTGTCGCGGCGCGGGAATCCACGGCCGCGGGCGTTGCGCATTTCGCTTTCGGGAGTTTCCTTTTGCTGGGGCGGGAGCTTTTCGTAAATTGCCTTGTCACCTTCGGGAATGCTGATGCGAGTCAGCTTCTCGATGGCGCGCAAATCTTGTTCTTCATCAGGGGCGCAGAACGAAATGGCGATACCGTCTTTGCCGGCGCGGGCGGTACGGCCGATGCGGTGCACGAATGTTTCCGGGACATCGGGCAAGTCGTAATTGAATACGTGCGACACGTCATCCACATCGATACCGCGGGCGGCAATGTCGGTTGCCACGAGTACGCGAATCTGTTCGCACTTAAAATTGCCTAAAGCTTGTTGTCTGCGGTTCTGGCTCTTGTTACCGTGAATAGCGGCGCACTTGATGCCCGCCTTTTCGAGCACGCGCGTAATCTTGTCGGCGCCGTGCTTGGTGCGGCTAAAGACCAGCACCTTTTTCATTTCGGGGTGAGCGAGCAGCAGTTCCTTGAGGAGCGCGCCTTTGCGGCGCTTGTCGATGCGGTAGAGTTCCTGATGAATGCGCTCGATCGGAGTGCTCTGCGGCGCCACCTCCACCCTCACCGGGTTCGGGCGCAGGATTGTCGCGGCAAGCTTTGTAATGTCTTCGGGCATGGTCGCGCTGAAGAACAGATTCTGGCGATTCTGCGGCAGCAGCGCCACCACCTTGCGGATATCGTGAATGAATCCCATGTCGAGCATGCGATCGGCTTCATCAAGTACGAAGAATTCAAGCGCCTTCAGAGACACTGCTTTCTGGTTGATCAAATCGAGCAGGCGCCCCGGAG is a genomic window containing:
- a CDS encoding DEAD/DEAH box helicase, with translation MLFSELPLANPLQRAIRAVGYEQPTPIQEQSIPSLLEGRDLLGIAQTGTGKTAAFALPILQLLLDSGKFRAPKTCRALILLPTRELAIQVEECFKQYAQFTAISTACIFGGVSDVSQKRNLIRGVDVLVATPGRLLDLINQKAVSLKALEFFVLDEADRMLDMGFIHDIRKVVALLPQNRQNLFFSATMPEDITKLAATILRPNPVRVEVAPQSTPIERIHQELYRIDKRRKGALLKELLLAHPEMKKVLVFSRTKHGADKITRVLEKAGIKCAAIHGNKSQNRRQQALGNFKCEQIRVLVATDIAARGIDVDDVSHVFNYDLPDVPETFVHRIGRTARAGKDGIAISFCAPDEEQDLRAIEKLTRISIPEGDKAIYEKLPPQQKETPESEMRNARGRGFPRRDNNRGNRHDNNRQGGQKAENNNQAKHGHGKNRPQQNRPQNNPQNEKRPAPKSEGVQQANPQEGRRTIGRNRPGSRARKRMREAARQPAQGN